From a region of the Coffea arabica cultivar ET-39 chromosome 3e, Coffea Arabica ET-39 HiFi, whole genome shotgun sequence genome:
- the LOC113737815 gene encoding UDP glycosyltransferase 9-like: MATIDISPSKIHILAFPFPAKGHINPMLHLCNRLSARDFRVTLITTTSIFKSAKTKAIGSIKIECIPDDSDEPVEEDLKGFLARLRAAASRGLEELVEKCRKTDPYPPRIVIYDSTMPWILNLAHRVGLHGASFFTQSCAVCALYYHMDQGTIQLPLDKSVTVKLPSMPALESNDLPDLQYFPDPDSVITRTLLDQFSNIDKVDFILFNTFEELEDEVATWMAERWPIKTVGPTAPLLFVDKRLENGNDQQGNYLFETNAEACLKWLDERETCSVVYVSFGSIAAPGEDQIEEVAEALLRRNCKFLWVVREEEESKLPKNFKSESSEQGLIINWCPQLEVLAHRAITCFMTHCGWNSTIEALSAGVPMIAVPQWVDQTTNAKFIADVWQTGLRVKLNDKGFVGREEFEYCIREITEGEREKEIRRNAKKWKELAIQAVGEGGSSCRNIEDFATSLLSLP, from the exons ATGGCGACAATTGACATTTCCCCTAGCAAAATTCATATTCTTGCTTTCCCTTTTCCAGCAAAAGGTCATATAAATCCTATGTTACACCTCTGCAACCGCCTGTCTGCGAGAGATTTCAGGGTTACACTGATTACTACAACTTCTATATTCAAGTCTGCTAAAACCAAAGCCATCGGCTCCATCAAGATTGAGTGTATTCCAGATGACTCCGATGAACCCGTTGAAGAAGATCTCAAAGGCTTTTTGGCAAGGTTGAGAGCTGCTGCTTCCAGAGGCTTGGAAGAACTGGTTGAGAAATGTAGAAAGACTGATCCGTATCCTCCCAGAATTGTGATTTATGACTCAACTATGCCTTGGATTCTGAACTTAGCTCATCGGGTGGGACTTCACGGTGCTTCTTTCTTTACTCAATCTTGTGCTGTTTGTGCTCTTTACTACCATATGGACCAGGGAACAATACAGCTTCCTCTTGATAAGTCTGTTACTGTAAAATTGCCTTCAATGCCAGCACTAGAAAGCAATGATCTTCCTGATCTCCAGTACTTCCCTGATCCAGATAGTGTTATCACGAGGACTCTTCTTGATCAGTTCTCTAACATTGACAAAGTTGATTTCATTCTGTTCAACACTTTCGAAGAATTGGAGGATGAG GTGGCAACATGGATGGCAGAAAGGTGGCCAATTAAGACAGTTGGACCAACAGCTCCACTACTTTTTGTAGACAAAAGACTAGAGAATGGCAATGATCAACAAGGGAACTATCTGTTTGAGACAAACGCTGAAGCTTGTTTAAAATGGTTGGACGAAAGAGAAACCTGTTCTGTAGTTTATGTATCGTTTGGGAGCATTGCAGCGCCTGGAGAAGATCAGATCGAGGAAGTGGCAGAGGCCCTCCTGAGGAGAAACTGCAAATTCCTTTGGGTAGTcagggaagaagaagagagtaAGCTGCCAAAGAATTTCAAGTCTGAGTCTTCAGAGCAAGGCCTAATCATAAACTGGTGTCCACAACTTGAGGTCTTAGCCCACCGGGCGATCACGTGTTTCATGACTCATTGTGGATGGAATTCAACCATTGAAGCTCTGAGTGCAGGTGTGCCAATGATAGCAGTGCCACAATGGGTTGATCAAACTACTAATGCTAAGTTTATTGCTGATGTATGGCAAACGGGGCTTAGAGTGAAGCTAAATGATAAAGGATTTGTCGGAAGAGAAGAGTTTGAGTATTGTATCAGAGAAATTACTGAGGGTGAAAGGGAGAAGGAGATCAGAAGAAATGCTAAGAAATGGAAGGAATTGGCCATACAGGCAGTAGGAGAAGGTGGAAGTTCTTGTAGGAACATCGAAGATTTTGCAACCTCACTTTTGTCCCTACCGTGA
- the LOC140038583 gene encoding mogroside I-E synthase-like — protein sequence MQEGKLGAIPDEEHSSVLIPPLPLLQIDDLPSFTQVNDKDHTITKLMVGQFSNVQKANWIFLNSFDKLEYESGFAIAGRGRVAVVVIPHPSQYIGHISSDTHIVASVAAPGEEQMESLQGTQPRVTITSYGWLEIQKSANFHQISSLQYQKTMYGKLGFESRANDKGIVTREEISMSIKAVTEVESAKEFRRNA from the exons ATGCAAGAAGGGAAATTGGGTGCTATTCCGGATGAGGAGCATTCCTCGGTGTTGATTCCTCCGCTTCCATTGCTGCAGATTGATGATCTTCCTTCGTTTACCCAAGTCAATGACAAGGATCACACCATTACTAAGTTGATGGTAGGGCAATTCTCTAATGTTCAGAAAGCAAATTGGATATTTCTCAACTCCTTTGACAAGCTGGAATATGAG TCTGGGTTCGCCATTGCGGGTCGTGGTCGTGTCGCAGTTGTAGTTATTCCACATCCGTCGCAGTATATCGGTCACATATCGAGCGATACACATATT GTAGCTAGTGTGGCTGCGCCTGGAGAAGAACAAATGGAGAGCTTGCAAGGGACACAGCCAAGAGTGACCATCACTTCTTATGGATGGTTAGAGATTCAGAAGAGTGCAAACTTCCACcaaatttcaagtctgcaatATCAAAAAACG ATGTATGGCAAACTGGGGTTCGAGTCAAGGGCCAATGACAAGGGAATTGTTActagagaagaaatttcaatGTCCATAAAGGCAGTTACTGAGGTCGAGAGCGCAAAGGAATTCAGAAGAAATGCTTAG